From the Leptolyngbya sp. O-77 genome, one window contains:
- a CDS encoding WecB/TagA/CpsF family glycosyltransferase, with amino-acid sequence MPDVIDALPDNLQPAMADVLGLPIHLLPDYCDWLLAQLAQGDRGVHVVTLNAEMAMQAEQNDALAAVIRQAELVIPDGAGVVLYLRLRGHRVNRCPGIELSERVIRASADSALPNAPYSLFFFGGAPGVADEAARVWQEQVPGLAIAGVQHGYLPPEEQAPLLERLRELQPRLILVGLGVPRQEFWIAQHRHVCPNAIWIGVGGSFDIWSGTKTRAPGWLRNNNLEWVYRLYQEPWRWRRMLALPQFAWRAVVYRG; translated from the coding sequence ATGCCTGACGTAATCGACGCGCTGCCAGACAACCTCCAACCTGCAATGGCGGACGTGCTGGGGCTGCCGATTCACCTGCTGCCAGACTATTGCGACTGGCTGCTGGCGCAACTCGCGCAGGGCGATCGCGGCGTGCATGTGGTCACGCTGAATGCCGAAATGGCTATGCAGGCAGAGCAAAACGACGCGCTGGCAGCGGTGATCCGGCAGGCAGAACTGGTGATTCCTGACGGGGCGGGCGTGGTGCTATATCTGCGATTGCGCGGCCATCGCGTCAACCGCTGTCCGGGCATTGAGCTATCAGAGCGGGTGATTCGAGCGTCTGCCGACTCAGCCTTGCCCAATGCACCTTACTCGCTATTTTTCTTTGGCGGTGCGCCCGGGGTCGCAGATGAAGCGGCGCGGGTGTGGCAAGAACAAGTGCCAGGACTGGCGATCGCCGGGGTGCAGCACGGCTACCTCCCGCCCGAAGAGCAAGCCCCGCTGCTGGAACGGCTCCGAGAACTCCAGCCGCGCCTGATTTTGGTGGGGCTGGGGGTTCCTCGACAAGAATTTTGGATTGCCCAACACCGCCATGTTTGCCCCAACGCAATTTGGATCGGCGTGGGCGGCAGCTTCGATATCTGGTCGGGCACCAAAACCCGCGCTCCTGGCTGGCTGCGGAACAATAACCTGGAGTGGGTTTATCGGCTCTATCAAGAACCGTGGCGCTGGCGGCGAATGCTGGCCCTGCCGCAGTTTGCATGGCGGGCAGTGGTGTATAGAGGGTGA
- a CDS encoding Tfp pilus assembly protein FimT/FimU, translating to MAIIAVLMAIAAPSWITFFSARSLNVAQDEVFQTMRLAQFRAEQTRSTWQVSLRTDSYGFVQVAAHPINTPIEQILWRDLDPRIQLHPTEMTLYQTGGLYRVQFNHQGRVLGQLGRVTLIRQNNLQVKRCVTVSTLLGAVRKGCPQP from the coding sequence GTGGCGATTATTGCGGTTCTGATGGCGATCGCCGCCCCTAGCTGGATTACTTTCTTTAGCGCCCGCAGTCTCAACGTAGCCCAGGATGAAGTCTTTCAAACCATGCGGCTGGCCCAGTTTCGGGCAGAGCAAACCCGTTCTACCTGGCAGGTCAGCCTTCGGACAGACTCCTACGGCTTTGTGCAAGTTGCTGCCCACCCGATCAACACACCCATTGAACAGATTTTGTGGCGCGACCTCGACCCCAGGATTCAGCTTCATCCAACAGAAATGACGCTGTATCAAACAGGTGGGCTATATCGCGTTCAGTTTAATCATCAAGGTCGCGTCCTTGGGCAACTAGGACGGGTAACCCTGATCCGGCAGAACAACCTCCAGGTAAAACGATGCGTTACGGTATCTACATTGCTGGGAGCCGTTCGGAAGGGCTGTCCGCAGCCATAG
- a CDS encoding glycosyltransferase family 2 protein, which yields MSPCISAIVCTHNRAGYLAGAIASLLRQDLTEPYEVLVVDNASTDATRTVVEPFLQDSRLRYLPEPTLGLSVARNTGAVNAAAPLLAYLDDDAIAAPQWLRTLSEAFQADENLAIAGGRVLLDWEGRLPPRWLSANLAGSLGAYDLGNAPVKIQQPGQTPRGVNYALRRDFWESVGGFSVQLGRIGNTLLSNEELHLTELALRQGKTVRYLPDAEVTHRVAPERRQQAWFLERSWWQGVSEYQRERLTGKAGLGQVQRGGDRLLRGLYHALRYGNDPALRFDNLVYAYGQISYLGLALRHLILPQ from the coding sequence ATGTCGCCGTGTATTTCTGCCATTGTCTGTACGCATAATCGGGCTGGCTATCTAGCTGGGGCGATCGCCAGTCTGCTGCGTCAAGACCTGACGGAACCCTACGAGGTTTTGGTGGTAGACAACGCCTCCACCGATGCCACGCGGACTGTGGTGGAGCCGTTTTTGCAGGATTCTCGGCTGCGCTATCTGCCAGAGCCGACGCTGGGGCTATCCGTCGCTCGCAACACCGGAGCCGTCAACGCTGCCGCGCCCCTGCTGGCCTATCTAGATGACGATGCGATCGCCGCTCCACAATGGCTGCGGACGCTATCCGAAGCGTTTCAGGCAGACGAGAATTTGGCGATCGCAGGCGGGCGTGTCTTGCTGGATTGGGAAGGACGACTGCCCCCCCGCTGGCTCTCGGCAAACCTGGCGGGCAGCCTCGGCGCATACGACCTGGGCAATGCACCAGTGAAGATTCAGCAGCCAGGGCAAACGCCACGCGGCGTGAACTACGCCCTGCGGCGCGACTTTTGGGAATCGGTCGGTGGCTTTTCGGTGCAGCTTGGCCGCATCGGCAATACGCTGTTATCCAACGAAGAGTTGCACCTGACAGAACTGGCGCTACGCCAGGGCAAAACCGTCCGCTATTTGCCCGATGCCGAAGTCACCCACCGGGTCGCGCCCGAACGCCGCCAGCAGGCTTGGTTTTTGGAAAGAAGCTGGTGGCAGGGCGTGAGCGAATATCAGCGGGAACGCCTGACCGGAAAAGCCGGCCTGGGGCAGGTTCAACGGGGGGGCGATCGCCTCCTGCGCGGGCTATATCACGCGCTGCGATATGGCAATGACCCCGCCCTGCGGTTCGATAATCTGGTCTATGCCTACGGCCAGATTAGCTACCTGGGGCTGGCACTCCGACATTTGATATTGCCCCAATGA
- a CDS encoding ABC transporter permease yields the protein MALDKPTIETQAMDAGAIAPRQTQHRPWALGLWAVLVFGFLYLPIGVLVLMSFNNSRILSLPFQGFTLRWYRTALQDAAMRVALGNSIRVAAVATVLASVFALLAAFAIYRYQFWGKNAFRIALNLPILLPGIVTGVAMLAYFSDLGLSLSLWTVILGHAIFGLPVALGPMLTRLGQFPRSLEEAAYDLGATPVQVFRDVLFPYLRSAVVAGALLAFTLSFDEVVVTIFLTGRDNTLPMEIWGRLRTNITPEIAAIATLILTVSTVLVLLSQQAQRDG from the coding sequence ATGGCACTTGACAAACCGACAATAGAGACCCAAGCGATGGATGCTGGGGCGATCGCCCCCCGCCAAACGCAGCATCGCCCCTGGGCGCTGGGGCTTTGGGCCGTGCTGGTATTCGGCTTTCTGTATTTGCCCATCGGTGTGCTGGTGCTGATGAGCTTCAACAACTCGCGCATTCTGTCGCTGCCGTTTCAGGGCTTTACCCTGCGCTGGTATCGCACGGCTCTGCAAGATGCAGCGATGCGCGTGGCGCTGGGCAACTCGATTCGGGTGGCGGCGGTGGCGACGGTGCTGGCATCCGTCTTTGCGCTGCTGGCAGCCTTTGCCATCTATCGCTACCAGTTTTGGGGCAAAAATGCCTTTCGCATCGCGCTGAATCTGCCGATCTTGCTGCCGGGAATTGTGACGGGCGTGGCAATGCTAGCCTATTTCTCGGATTTGGGGCTGTCGCTGTCGCTGTGGACCGTGATTTTGGGACATGCCATCTTTGGCTTGCCCGTGGCGCTGGGGCCAATGCTGACGCGCCTGGGCCAGTTTCCCCGCAGCCTCGAAGAAGCCGCCTATGACCTGGGAGCCACGCCCGTTCAGGTGTTTCGCGATGTGCTGTTTCCCTACCTTCGCAGTGCCGTGGTTGCTGGGGCTTTGCTGGCCTTCACGCTATCCTTTGATGAAGTTGTTGTCACTATTTTTCTCACTGGCCGCGACAATACTTTACCGATGGAGATCTGGGGTCGCCTCCGCACCAACATCACGCCAGAAATTGCGGCGATCGCCACCCTGATTCTGACTGTGAGTACCGTCCTGGTGCTGTTGAGCCAGCAGGCGCAGCGAGACGGTTGA
- a CDS encoding ABC transporter ATP-binding protein: protein MPSQPIVSLDRVSKIYGSGQKEVYAVKDVTLAVQPGEFFSLLGSSGSGKTTTLRLIGGFEIPEYGQVCIGGEDVTTLPPYRRAVHTVFQSYALFPHMTVAENIAYPLQIASVARAEAEPRVAEAMRMFRIEGLGDRRPSQLSGGQQQRVALARALISRPKVLLLDEPLSALDAKIREEVRQELRELQRETGLTFIYVTHDQEEALALSDRIAVMHSGQVQQLGSPKDIYNRPASHFVAQFIGKANFLQGTVQAIEGEWAAIALKGFSLRALSTGTPLTVGDAATVMLRPERVRLVATEAPGAIAATIRQVTYIGQVWECRLDTPVGPLMATQLGGMVSPAEGDACGVIWEEDACIVLPN from the coding sequence ATGCCTTCCCAACCCATCGTCTCCCTCGATCGCGTCAGCAAAATCTACGGCAGTGGACAAAAAGAGGTCTACGCGGTGAAAGACGTAACGCTGGCGGTGCAGCCGGGGGAATTTTTTTCGCTGCTGGGGTCGAGCGGGTCGGGCAAAACAACCACCCTGCGGCTGATTGGCGGATTCGAGATTCCAGAGTATGGGCAGGTTTGCATCGGTGGTGAGGATGTGACTACGCTGCCGCCCTACCGACGGGCGGTGCATACGGTGTTTCAGAGCTATGCGCTGTTTCCCCACATGACGGTGGCGGAAAATATTGCCTATCCGCTGCAAATTGCAAGCGTGGCGCGGGCAGAGGCAGAACCGCGCGTGGCAGAGGCGATGCGGATGTTTCGGATTGAGGGGCTGGGCGATCGCCGTCCGTCGCAGCTTTCGGGCGGGCAGCAGCAGCGAGTCGCGCTGGCACGGGCGCTAATCAGTCGGCCCAAGGTGCTGCTGTTGGATGAGCCGCTGTCGGCGCTGGATGCCAAGATTCGGGAAGAGGTGCGACAAGAACTGCGAGAGCTTCAGCGCGAGACGGGGCTGACCTTTATCTATGTGACGCATGACCAGGAAGAGGCGCTGGCCCTGAGCGATCGCATTGCCGTGATGCACAGCGGCCAAGTGCAGCAGTTGGGCAGCCCGAAAGACATTTACAACCGACCCGCTTCGCATTTTGTGGCGCAGTTTATCGGCAAGGCAAATTTTCTGCAAGGCACGGTGCAGGCGATCGAGGGCGAATGGGCGGCGATCGCCCTCAAAGGCTTTTCCCTCCGGGCGCTGTCTACTGGAACCCCGCTGACCGTGGGCGATGCAGCGACTGTCATGCTGCGGCCAGAGCGGGTGCGGCTGGTCGCAACAGAGGCTCCAGGGGCGATCGCCGCGACGATTCGCCAGGTCACCTACATTGGCCAGGTCTGGGAATGCAGGTTGGATACGCCGGTGGGCCCCCTGATGGCGACCCAGCTTGGAGGAATGGTCTCCCCTGCAGAGGGTGATGCCTGTGGAGTCATTTGGGAAGAGGACGCTTGCATCGTGCTGCCAAACTAG
- a CDS encoding GAF domain-containing protein, producing the protein MPFDVQPFWVLFDDSLDGVVAIDARGCVVGCNAAACKLLGRSREALVGQPAAEVLPAFLWAGLQRSQKADGAATEPIKGELDWFAQDGTARQIAYKIAGHALPDLSLITLREVGHSRANCSANCQQIEELLHQQIQREQVLRGITQRIRQSLSVETILATAVDEVRQVLQVDRALIFRLISAEVGVVIQESLNPAYPLTLEMKLEDRCFGGSCRDFYQQHKTRLVPDVRQDAWAGCLADYMQQFRVKSKMVAAILQRNSLQPSDQPTKGKDLVDDADNADNLDGSPEMPTLWGLLIVHSCETHRQWQPSEADLLQHIADQLAIALQQAELYDQVRQLNLNLEDKVQQRTAELERSLNYEALLRRISDRLRDSLNEHQILQTAVQELAEQLHLSTCEVGFFSSDGQSYRIAYEFPTSLPPIRGAEFRCEEHYELAVCLKARSYTHTCGQHPLAGWVGLFRCPIADEQGNLGILTLVCPPERVFTEPEIRLAEQVAIQCAIAIRQARLFQAAQTQVAELERLNQLKDDFLNTVSHELRTPLSNISMATQMLEIILRDMTDSVTEPLAAQLLRHAAPFVQILREESLREISLVNDLLDLARIDSETEPLLWTTVNLRDILPHVAEPFLPYVHRQHQHLEIHVPDDLKPLTTDLNYLERILSELLHNACKYTPAGGKIQVLIEQDQESFGEQGREQARTPAEGVSVLGQLRLCVTNTGVEIPDQERDRIFEKFYRIPNNDPWKYGGTGLGLALARKLATLIGGQLSVQSAPGQTTFVLALPQFGLFHDGTVATPSSTHTNA; encoded by the coding sequence ATGCCATTTGATGTTCAGCCCTTCTGGGTCCTGTTTGATGATTCTCTAGACGGGGTGGTGGCGATTGATGCCAGGGGCTGCGTCGTGGGCTGCAATGCAGCGGCTTGCAAACTATTGGGGCGATCGCGCGAAGCATTGGTGGGGCAGCCTGCTGCGGAGGTACTGCCTGCGTTCCTCTGGGCCGGTTTGCAGCGGAGCCAGAAGGCCGACGGGGCAGCAACGGAACCCATCAAGGGTGAGCTAGATTGGTTTGCACAAGACGGCACTGCTCGACAGATTGCCTACAAAATCGCAGGTCATGCCCTGCCCGACCTGAGTTTAATCACCTTGCGGGAGGTCGGCCACTCTAGAGCGAATTGCTCTGCAAACTGCCAGCAGATAGAGGAACTGCTCCACCAGCAAATTCAGCGCGAACAGGTTTTGCGGGGCATTACTCAGCGCATCCGCCAGTCGCTCAGTGTGGAAACCATTCTGGCGACGGCAGTGGATGAGGTACGACAGGTCCTCCAAGTCGATCGAGCGCTGATCTTTCGGCTGATCAGCGCTGAGGTGGGTGTGGTGATCCAAGAATCGCTGAACCCGGCCTACCCGCTGACTCTGGAGATGAAGCTGGAAGATCGGTGCTTTGGGGGCAGCTGTCGAGACTTTTATCAGCAGCACAAGACGCGGCTGGTTCCCGATGTGCGGCAGGATGCTTGGGCTGGGTGTCTAGCAGACTACATGCAACAGTTTCGCGTCAAGTCCAAAATGGTGGCGGCGATTTTGCAGCGAAACTCTCTCCAGCCCTCGGATCAGCCCACCAAGGGCAAGGATTTGGTGGACGACGCTGACAATGCTGACAATTTAGACGGCTCGCCTGAAATGCCCACGCTCTGGGGGCTGCTGATTGTGCATAGCTGCGAAACCCATCGCCAGTGGCAGCCCAGCGAAGCAGACCTGTTGCAACACATTGCTGATCAGTTGGCGATCGCCCTTCAGCAGGCAGAACTCTACGACCAGGTGCGGCAGTTAAACCTGAACCTAGAAGACAAGGTGCAGCAGCGCACGGCAGAACTGGAGCGATCGCTCAATTATGAAGCCCTGCTGCGCCGCATTAGCGATCGCCTGCGCGACAGCCTCAACGAGCATCAGATTTTGCAAACGGCGGTGCAAGAACTCGCCGAGCAACTCCACCTGTCTACCTGTGAAGTCGGTTTTTTTAGCAGCGACGGCCAGTCCTATCGAATTGCCTACGAATTTCCGACTAGTTTGCCGCCGATTCGAGGAGCCGAGTTTCGCTGCGAAGAGCATTATGAGCTGGCAGTTTGCCTGAAAGCCCGTTCCTACACGCACACCTGCGGGCAGCACCCGCTGGCGGGCTGGGTCGGTCTGTTTCGCTGCCCCATTGCCGACGAACAGGGTAACCTGGGTATCTTGACGCTGGTGTGCCCGCCGGAGCGGGTGTTTACGGAGCCAGAAATTCGCCTAGCGGAACAGGTCGCGATTCAATGTGCGATCGCCATTCGCCAGGCTCGCCTGTTTCAAGCCGCCCAAACCCAGGTCGCCGAGCTAGAGCGCCTCAACCAGCTCAAGGACGACTTTCTCAATACAGTGTCTCACGAGTTGCGAACGCCCCTGTCGAATATCTCGATGGCGACGCAGATGCTCGAAATCATTCTGCGCGACATGACCGACAGCGTGACCGAACCGCTAGCCGCCCAATTGCTCCGGCACGCCGCCCCTTTTGTGCAAATTCTCAGAGAAGAGAGCCTCCGTGAAATCAGCTTGGTCAACGACCTGCTCGACCTGGCCCGCATCGACTCAGAAACAGAGCCGCTGCTGTGGACGACGGTGAACCTGCGCGACATCTTGCCCCACGTCGCTGAGCCGTTTTTGCCATATGTCCATCGGCAGCACCAGCACCTGGAAATCCATGTTCCAGATGACCTGAAGCCGTTGACCACCGACCTGAACTATCTGGAGCGCATTCTTTCGGAGTTGCTGCACAATGCCTGCAAGTACACGCCCGCCGGAGGCAAGATTCAAGTCTTGATTGAACAGGATCAAGAATCGTTTGGAGAACAGGGTCGAGAACAGGCTAGAACACCAGCAGAAGGGGTATCGGTTCTCGGTCAACTGCGGCTTTGCGTAACGAATACTGGGGTGGAGATTCCCGACCAAGAGCGCGATCGCATCTTTGAAAAGTTCTATCGCATTCCCAACAACGACCCCTGGAAATATGGCGGCACGGGCCTGGGTCTGGCGCTGGCTCGAAAGCTGGCCACGCTCATCGGGGGGCAACTGTCGGTTCAAAGCGCTCCAGGTCAGACGACCTTTGTGCTTGCCCTACCACAGTTTGGGCTGTTTCACGATGGAACTGTTGCTACACCCAGCAGCACCCACACCAACGCATGA
- a CDS encoding purple acid phosphatase family protein, with amino-acid sequence MARHRTSPVPRWQFVSKSLPKWLISLALALLFLFFSATVAYSAYKAHRRRPPDQVHLAWIKDPATTMTVTWRTYRDYTPSHVQYRPKGAEEWQEWVGVHRPSGTEGMLHEVTLEDLSPNTEYEYRVKGDYWSVWSDIYTFRTAPSGGASEFDVVYVADTGLVGRKDGLSTGTQQIIDEIAKLNPLLVLGGGDYAYYDGDKRFRPLDRAIDAWFNQMMPVASKAPLMPTYGNHEAILQESVDLWSQRFPTPAGFDHNLNYSFDVGNVHFISLLTIFEEQGVSSGTLNWLEEDLKAAQAAGKQWIIPFTHVSAFAEGKSHPSNLALRAQLGPLLEKYGVKLIVSSHDQAYERTYPLVNVPQSITATSTSKSCYTLEDGVTWLKSSPGGKESNKSGSFSIFQSDTAPPWTAYRNNTMHVFTQLHFTPDQRLQVKTYGLKGDGKPPVVLDEFEYTTGRCGA; translated from the coding sequence ATGGCTCGTCATCGCACTTCCCCAGTTCCACGCTGGCAATTCGTTAGCAAATCCCTTCCCAAATGGCTGATTTCGCTGGCGCTAGCGCTGCTGTTTCTCTTCTTTAGCGCGACGGTTGCTTATTCCGCCTACAAAGCACATCGCCGTCGCCCGCCCGATCAGGTGCATCTCGCCTGGATCAAAGACCCCGCAACCACCATGACCGTCACCTGGCGCACCTACCGGGACTACACCCCCTCCCATGTGCAATATCGCCCGAAGGGCGCTGAAGAGTGGCAAGAGTGGGTAGGAGTCCACCGTCCCTCTGGCACAGAGGGCATGTTGCATGAGGTTACCCTTGAAGATCTTTCGCCCAACACTGAATACGAATACCGCGTAAAAGGCGACTACTGGTCAGTCTGGAGCGATATTTACACGTTCCGCACGGCTCCATCGGGGGGCGCAAGTGAGTTTGATGTGGTGTATGTCGCAGATACAGGACTGGTGGGCCGCAAGGACGGACTTTCGACCGGAACCCAGCAAATCATCGACGAAATTGCCAAGCTGAATCCCTTGCTTGTGCTGGGTGGAGGCGACTATGCCTACTACGATGGCGACAAGCGCTTTCGACCACTCGATCGGGCGATCGATGCCTGGTTTAACCAGATGATGCCCGTGGCCAGCAAGGCCCCGCTGATGCCGACCTATGGCAATCACGAAGCTATATTGCAGGAGAGTGTCGATCTCTGGTCGCAGCGCTTCCCAACGCCCGCCGGATTTGACCACAACTTGAATTATTCTTTTGACGTGGGCAATGTGCATTTCATCTCGCTGCTCACGATTTTTGAAGAGCAGGGCGTTTCTAGTGGGACACTGAACTGGCTGGAGGAAGACCTCAAAGCAGCGCAAGCAGCAGGCAAGCAGTGGATTATTCCGTTTACCCATGTGTCTGCTTTTGCTGAGGGCAAGAGCCATCCGTCTAACCTGGCATTGCGAGCGCAGCTTGGGCCGCTGCTTGAAAAGTACGGCGTGAAGCTGATTGTTTCCTCCCATGATCAAGCCTACGAGCGCACCTATCCGCTGGTTAATGTACCCCAGTCTATTACCGCAACGTCTACTTCAAAGTCTTGCTATACCCTGGAAGATGGCGTGACCTGGCTCAAATCGAGTCCTGGCGGCAAAGAGAGCAACAAGAGCGGCTCGTTTTCCATCTTTCAAAGCGACACTGCGCCCCCCTGGACTGCCTATCGCAACAATACGATGCATGTGTTTACGCAGCTTCACTTCACGCCGGATCAGCGATTGCAGGTTAAGACTTATGGCTTGAAAGGGGATGGAAAGCCGCCTGTAGTGCTGGATGAGTTTGAATACACGACAGGGCGCTGCGGAGCGTGA
- a CDS encoding glycosyltransferase family 4 protein: protein MKVVLLHFCFTEYTVGLANGLANYVDLTLIHPEKISADCHKALDPRVKVRTFAKPRIRDPRNVFAMAEMMRLIWEAQPDVLHVQETNDFWYDLTLFFNSMPPLVTTIHDVFRHPGDRDNVWGSEYTRRIAFYKSQALIVHANPLKEALVNQFRVSGDRISVLPHGEIGSFFQTWADGVHLPREPYTLLFFGRIWPYKGLKYLVEAMPLVAERFPDVRLIVAGRGENLSQYFSGEPDPRQFEILNEFIPLKAVAGLFQRSTVAVLPYVESSQSGVAAVAFAMGTPVIASNIGGLAEMVNHGQDGLLVPPGDSRALADAIIHLLGDRALQERFAAAGLARCQTDLNWSKIAASTVEIYQRAIAAKR from the coding sequence ATGAAGGTTGTTCTATTACACTTTTGCTTTACGGAATATACTGTTGGGCTGGCCAATGGATTGGCGAATTATGTTGATTTAACGTTGATTCATCCAGAAAAGATTTCTGCGGACTGTCACAAAGCGCTCGATCCGCGCGTCAAGGTGCGGACGTTTGCCAAGCCTCGGATTCGCGATCCGCGCAATGTGTTTGCAATGGCGGAGATGATGCGGCTGATTTGGGAGGCTCAACCCGATGTGCTGCATGTGCAGGAGACAAACGACTTTTGGTATGACCTGACGCTGTTCTTCAACTCAATGCCGCCGCTGGTGACCACGATTCACGATGTGTTTCGACATCCGGGCGATCGCGACAATGTATGGGGGTCTGAATATACCCGGCGCATCGCGTTCTACAAGTCGCAGGCGCTGATCGTCCATGCCAATCCGCTCAAAGAAGCCCTAGTGAACCAGTTTCGGGTGTCGGGCGATCGCATTTCGGTCTTGCCTCATGGCGAAATTGGCAGCTTTTTTCAGACCTGGGCCGATGGCGTGCATTTGCCGCGCGAACCCTATACTCTGCTATTTTTCGGTCGCATCTGGCCTTACAAGGGCTTGAAGTATCTGGTGGAAGCCATGCCGCTGGTAGCAGAGCGCTTCCCCGATGTGCGACTGATTGTTGCGGGGCGGGGGGAAAACCTGAGCCAGTATTTTTCTGGGGAACCGGACCCCCGCCAGTTTGAAATTTTGAACGAGTTTATTCCCCTCAAGGCGGTGGCGGGGCTATTTCAGCGCAGCACTGTGGCGGTTTTACCTTATGTCGAGTCTTCCCAGAGTGGCGTGGCGGCTGTGGCGTTTGCGATGGGAACTCCGGTCATTGCCTCTAACATTGGCGGACTGGCAGAAATGGTCAACCACGGACAAGACGGGCTGCTCGTGCCTCCCGGAGATAGCCGCGCTCTGGCAGACGCAATCATTCACCTGTTGGGCGATCGCGCTTTACAAGAGCGCTTCGCGGCCGCTGGTCTAGCCCGCTGCCAAACTGACCTGAACTGGTCAAAGATTGCTGCAAGCACCGTTGAGATTTATCAACGGGCGATCGCTGCAAAACGATAG
- a CDS encoding oligosaccharide flippase family protein — protein sequence MMGKRLLGNSFSIFVTRLTQSITTFALSAFIARLLGAYELGQYLLAFGYYFIFMSLASQGFKVLFTRELSRHPEQTPTYLVSGTLLQLLFSTIAYAVLVLIVYFLPYQDNTTLVCYVMGLTIFPFSLSNISEAIFQSKEKMYLITVTTVPVYILRLPVMIWAMQAGYGVVGLSLVMFFSEILILFFQWGLLLRSVIPCWKVDRAFIRQSMQSVRTFVAIEGVSVINARMQILILSVLGGEVIVGLYGAIMQLMQPFDILSTSLTVGVFPSMSKAVDLGRHRQRQLAEMSIELLLTVSLPLVMALIFFGKELLNLVYHRSDFGNAAAPLAIVSLGLIASSYIRPLSYLLVANHLEHINMREVMVTTTLTGITGIVLISRFQLMGAAVCVLLMRFISLGQYVYGVSFNLFSVRFWKSLKRPLLITALMTLVFWVLESHVQEILKITTISTVVYLLLVGAMVTFQAGGVRVVYTKLLQK from the coding sequence ATGATGGGAAAGCGACTGCTTGGGAATTCATTCTCCATTTTTGTCACGCGCCTAACTCAAAGTATTACAACGTTTGCGCTCAGCGCTTTCATTGCCCGTTTATTAGGCGCATACGAGCTGGGTCAATATCTCCTTGCCTTTGGATACTATTTTATCTTCATGAGCCTCGCCTCGCAGGGGTTCAAAGTTTTATTCACGCGAGAGCTTTCTCGCCATCCAGAACAAACGCCCACCTACCTAGTTAGCGGCACGCTCCTGCAACTTCTATTCAGCACCATTGCCTACGCGGTTTTGGTGCTTATTGTGTATTTTCTGCCCTATCAAGACAACACAACGCTGGTGTGTTACGTCATGGGGCTAACTATTTTTCCATTCTCTTTGTCAAACATATCAGAGGCTATCTTCCAGTCCAAAGAGAAGATGTATCTGATTACTGTTACCACGGTTCCGGTTTACATTTTGCGTCTGCCCGTGATGATTTGGGCAATGCAGGCGGGGTACGGGGTTGTTGGGCTGAGCTTGGTGATGTTTTTCTCGGAAATACTCATCTTATTTTTTCAGTGGGGGTTGCTTCTGAGATCGGTCATTCCCTGTTGGAAGGTTGATCGAGCATTTATCCGACAATCGATGCAGTCGGTGCGGACGTTTGTTGCAATTGAAGGCGTTTCAGTGATCAACGCTCGGATGCAAATCCTGATTCTTTCGGTGCTAGGCGGAGAGGTTATCGTTGGTCTTTACGGGGCCATTATGCAATTAATGCAGCCCTTCGACATTTTATCGACTAGCCTCACGGTCGGCGTTTTTCCGAGCATGTCAAAGGCGGTGGATCTTGGGCGACACAGGCAGCGGCAGCTTGCTGAAATGAGCATAGAGTTGCTGCTGACGGTGTCTTTGCCCTTGGTCATGGCGCTGATCTTTTTTGGCAAAGAGTTGCTAAACCTGGTTTACCACAGATCTGATTTTGGAAATGCCGCAGCTCCCCTAGCTATTGTTTCGCTGGGGCTGATTGCATCTTCATATATTCGCCCTCTGAGCTATCTTCTGGTTGCCAATCATCTCGAACATATCAATATGCGTGAAGTGATGGTAACCACAACGCTAACAGGTATCACGGGTATTGTTTTGATTTCTCGGTTTCAACTAATGGGGGCGGCAGTTTGCGTTTTGCTCATGCGATTCATCAGTCTTGGACAGTATGTCTACGGCGTTTCGTTTAACTTATTCTCAGTTCGCTTTTGGAAGTCCCTCAAGCGTCCCCTTTTAATCACAGCGCTGATGACGTTAGTATTTTGGGTTCTCGAAAGCCATGTTCAAGAAATTTTGAAGATTACCACCATTTCAACTGTGGTTTATCTTTTGCTCGTGGGTGCGATGGTGACGTTTCAGGCGGGTGGAGTCAGAGTAGTTTACACAAAGCTGTTGCAGAAATAG